The genomic window ACATACAAAACGGGGAAATACACAGAGTGTGGTAtaaagttatgtttaaaagGCAACCCAAGCCTACACAAAAaagaatgatttatttttaatgcactATGAAtgcttacaatattatattggatatatatatatagaattaagccaatataacatattaatatcctACATATTGTATATgggtaaagaaaaaatttagtattctgcttaatttctaatataatgtAGTAatcaatacaattattacGTTCGTCATGTCTGTACTGTGCTAAGTAGCAAACTGAATGACGGATACCAATACAGATAAACTAATCTACCTACATTACActtgacattatattttaacaataccgAGCAAGTATAACTAATACATAACACATAGTTACCTAGTTCGCTTGCTTAGCCTTTTGAAGCATATGGGACATTCAACTTTCTCTTGGTGCACCATAATGTGCCTCGCTAAAAGATATCGAGCTGAGAACCGAGCCCCGCATTGATCGCatacaaagttattttcaGCACAGTGCACTCTACGAATGTGGGTTCGTAGAAGATTCACCGAGGGGAACTCTTTTAGACATGCGCTCTacgaaaatatagaaaaattaaatacatttacaactAATtggtattaagtattttttttatgatttacaaTATGTTAACTCACTCGTCAGTCTCACTgtgtaatttttcttattggtgaaattttaatagtattgaaTACCTTACCTCTGGACATTTCGGTCTTGTGGTATCCTCGATATCTATATGATACTTGTTTCTCCGACCAACTCTTCTCTCTACAGTAATTTTATCCaagaaaatgaaattgttatCTATTGTCTCTGGAATAACCGTAAAAGGTATTGAAAAAATGCatgaaatgattatattatagtcttatataaaaatatatatacaaacctATTTCTGAACAAGTCTCATTAGCTTTTATAGGTTCGGCAAATACTTGGTTTTCTaagatataaaagttttctcCTTCATCGCCCAGTCCTTCCAGAGGctgttaaaatttcaaaatagtttatggtataaattataaagatccaaacaattattattcctAATGTCGTGCAccattttgtatgaaatacaaattatgaatgaaaaatatctaagaATCTAATAGAAATTGTAGACATTGTTATAACACTCATTTAGCACAACATGAAATAGAACTGACGATTAAATGCAAGCTAAAACAGAAAAACTTACATCTTTTCCATGAAGAGGCGACATTTTCCAATCcctatattgttattataaatctgaTAGAAATGAATTTTTAGCAATTCGGTCAAATTGATATTACAGCTATTGCTTtacaagtttaataaaaaagtaagtcTCATTTAAGACTATGAAATTAAGTATTGAAAATCGATTTTTGTCGTATGATACGTATCTTTAAGTACTGTCAGTTAAGTTCCCTGTGAAGTCAGAAGTGACCACTGAAGTCTGAACTCAATATTACAAGGAAGTAGGAATGATAGTCGACATGATATTGCCATTTGGAAAATACGGTATGGgatctaaatatatacatattatatttttaattacagcactataaattgtttaaaaaaattatatttggttaatattatatgttaatatagtcATATGAAcagattttatgattttttattcttactttatatatctgtggtattaataaaattgacaatataatattttcaagcaAAGTTAACATTTTGCGAATCGCACATGAAACTAGAAAGACATACGTTGATTTACTTTATtgccttattttaaataacatttttacattattatagcTGCGTTTTTACCCATTAAAATACGTTCAATTACtagtttttgtaaaacatatattatagtaacCGAGCACATTGGTGAAAATGGTTGTAGTTTCTTCGACATTTGCTGCGCCGGTCGAAGGTGTGTTATTTCAGAGTCCATCCACTAAGTTACTCGTCAACGACCAGGAATTAGGCACCGCCACTTTATATATCACTGAAAAGTAAGTCTGTTATATTAGACAGTCAATAtttgaatctttttttttacaaactctCATGTTTTTAGTAATGTTGTTTGGGGCGGTGGCGTCAGTACTTCTGGAGTTGCAGCGCCTACCATATCGCTCCTGTATCCTAGTATATCACTGCACGCGGTCCAGAGGGAACCGTCGCCGGCCTTGTATATGGTTCTAAATTACGAACTAAGGTAatgattgttatataaatgatctctgtagattttttatttttaataattttacggtatatttatttttatagtgtcACATCAGTTATAAAGGATTAATTCCTCTTTTAGATtataaacgtttttatatatcaaagtaTACACagcaatattttcataatatatctgttatgtttttgtatttattaaatatattattgtgtttgTTTTCACTCTAGACTTCCAGAATTAATCCAGCAAGGTAGTGGTGATGCTCCGAGTAATGaagacgatgatgatgatgatgagttTGATGCTGACGATCAACCCATCACACAGTTGAGGTAACACATTACATATAGAACATtctaaaaaatgaaattaatccaAGTCTTGAGTACCTCTCCCTTGAACTATAGATgagtttttatgaattaaaattttaaagtattattttaggtCTTTTTTGCTATTACATATAGAAACAAACTAATTTTAACCAATAATTGAGTGaggaaatgtattttgtttgtgaATTCACTTTCTAAGGTAAATCATTTTAGAACTACACAGAATGTTGgatgaaaatttacatttaaatattaggaAAGAACACAAAATAAGCGctgacaaaaatttaatatgggaaaaaaaatgttcaattgCTTGATGTTTAGATATAAGATGCTGTATTGAACTCTATAAAACACTCCagaaataacataaatgaCAAGCCAggatataatttgtattacgGTACATATAAAgctagtattttatttaaaagtattatttttttgttttttttaaatacatactttgTAAGTAGCttcttacttaatatatttttttcgacgCAAACTAATCAATGTGAAtaactttgttataatattataattttttttggtacagCAAAGATATGATGAAAAAATGCTGTATTGAAttgaagtgtattttatttaacaactttCCTCATCAGATTCATACCGCAGAATGAGGCAGATTTAAATCCAATGTACTCAGCCATGATACAAGGACAGGCTCTACACCCCGACCCGGCTGACGAGGTGGACGAAGACCCTTATATGGATGGAGAGGATTTTGATGATGGTGAGATAGTTAAACTAGTTAATATTACAGTTATGACATAAATATAGATTGAATTTGTACATGTATatcttgtttaataattatgaataggCAGAAAGTGAACTTTCATCTCATGTGCCCATGAGTTGGTGTAAAGTAACGGAAATCTGAATTAtgtagatttaatatatatatatatataaaaggaaaaaaatagtaGTGTCCGAAAATACGTAGTCTCATTTAACTgagatatatgtttataattcacAGATGAAGAGTTTGAAGATGCTGAAGAGAGTGGACCTCAGGAGGCCATGGATGGTCTGAGGAAGATGGGACTCGGGAACAGTAACGGCACACATTTTGAAGGTAACTTGATTTATTACTAACAACCATTTGTATAAACGAAATTCTTTATTAGAccattatatgtatgtgtgtctgtttgtcactaaatatttgcatatacgtatatattatttggaaGTATATTTCATAGCTATTACTTGATATGAATACTTTTGgagatgattaaaaaaaaaatcttctataacaattataaatatcatgaatatagtataattttatatatttgcagACTGCGAAGATGCTGGTGAGGAATGAAACACCAGGTATACAAGTTGCTCACCGCATCTCAAAGACACCCGCACGGGGTccaatgtattattaattataatttgctcATATcgaaacatttgttttaatacagCAAAATCTATATGCAATACGTTCACATACGGAGCAAAGTGTCGTTGAGTTTATCGAGTGAAATTAGTTGTAACATGTTCATGTGTTCAGTGTTGATAAAATACAACtcctttaaacatataaaatacgcTTATAACTAgtgtttgttttcataataatgaaTCTCACTCAAACTCAAGTGTTGCACTATATACAGATCGGTCAACACGAGTTGTACACTCACCGAGATGAACTTTACAGTCACAACaaagacatttaaatgtaagtgTGGTGACAACACTAGTCTCGATTGATTAATGccaattaatgtaaaaataataagtaattaattaatgttacatattttgtattctttgtataaaaaaaggcAACACTTCCGTTAGTTTTAGCTCACTATTTGATACATTGATTTCAGTTTGTTCACAAgctcaatttattttgtataaaaaaaatatattatttacctcCATTCCAATAGTGTTGTGTTGTGAGATTTAAATTCAAGTGTCTGCAAGcgactaaataaaaaaaaaaaaagtaaataaatgtatatgttttatttgtaatcaaaatattgtttactgttactataataaaagcgAATACTGTATTATTGTATTAGTAATTACCTTATACACTATCCGCTATCggtaaataaaactcaaatctacactacaattttattaggaaaacacaatacattatatttcatttattttaacaattaagaaataatgtcgtgaaaggaaaaataaaataaaaataggtacGTTTGTACTTTTAGAAACATgcacaaaaaaatctatataaaataaatgatttttccaAACAAAACTTTCAATTTACCGGATTAACGTAGCGcttactattaataattataactaatatgTTAACTATACACGACATGTGGGCGCTTGCGATCTGATTGTGTGCGTCGGCGGTCGACAGCCACAGGCGGAGTCGGGGCTCGCAACTATGTTGCGGCTCACCTCTGTACAACGAGTCACGAGAGAGATGTTACGCGTAAGACGATGTCGACGGTCACGAGGAGACTAAACAATAGTACGTTTACGATCTACTTCAATTATCATAACAGTCTTATTCCGTGAATTTAGAAACAAATAGAACTATGGGAACGGGGCGCAACACTACACGGTACACTACGCCTGACCTGTTACTGGAGCATAGAatacacaaacatatatatatatatatatactagaatataatatatactcaaCAAACGACCAGAGCCTCAGAGCTCCGACatcatataatttcattattcacATTTACAATCTAGACGTatcgtaataaatatagtgTCAAACGAGGATCATCAAATCGCAAGGCCGGGGGCGTCGGAGCGCGTGACGTCATCTGATATGTGGACCGAGCGCTCGGCTCGCCACGCCGCGCGCTGGCCGCGGCTCACAGGCACCCTCAGCGCGGCTGACGGTGAGGGGACGCCTGTGAGGCTGGGCGGTAGCGGGCGCGTGGTCGGCGAGTGTCGTGTCGATCTACCGTACGGCTTACCGTGGCCCCTCACGCGGAGGCTACTCCCCCCTCCCTCGGCCCAGGCGGGTCGTCGGTGCCGTTGAGCGCGGCGTCGGTCTCCCGGAGCGCGTCCTGGTCGCTGGCCGTGTCCTGGCTGGAGGTGTCCATGTCTTTGGAGTCGACCTCGGTGTCCGTTTGTTCCGCTTCTGGTTTGTCCGTCTGCTCGCTCTCTTCCCGCGTGTCCATTTTATCTTCGATATCCTCTTGTTTGTCTGTTggtaaaatcattatttaaatctcaTACACGTTCTTATCTgtctacaaatatttaatttacagtaTCTATATGAATATTCTCGATTAACTATGGACTAATACCCAGTTTCACCAAGCCCTATTTGTTAAATCTCAACGAGGcatataatgtaattgtatGTCGAAATATTAGCGTCccatgataaaaaattaacaaggcTTTATTAAATGAACGTCTGCCAAATTATACGTTCTCGTTATAAGACGACCAAATTGAAGTTACAGCGTTACATCAGGGGTGGGATTGGACATTTGAGCTTTGACAATACAATAGATTAACAGTCGGTTAGCCATGACAGTCCGCCAAGGGCCTGAACAAGACCttatgtattcatttaaaactgaTTGGTGAAACTGGGTCTTAATCATTCACTTTAAtttgaatcaaaattaatgttcatagAACAGGTTAGGTTAACAattcaaaaactattattcTGGTGGTGCGATAGTACTTATATGTACTAAGCTAGCCATTTTGATCTTATTGGCTTCATTATGAACACCCTGTATATCTTGTAGGATCCTTACTACTTGTATACATTAACGTCACATCAGACGGGTTCGTACCAGTTTCGTTAACATCCATGGGTGTTTCCGGTTCCGTGTCCTTCTTTTCGTTTCCGTTAACTTtctgtaacataaaaaataaatttagaacatTCACACGCACGTCCCAGCGAGACGATACAAACGTGTACACCGAACTAGAACCAATTTAGTTTATAACATTACAACTACATTACACCGACACCATAATGTCATACGCTCTACTGTTAGTTCCTCCACTCACACCGACACGAACGGACACACACAAGTCACTAAACAGATTTTGATAACGTTTCTATATCTGATCTACTAGCCGATGTTCCAACAGCTTATCGTACGTTATAACTGTATAGTAACCCTAGTTCCTTCTTGTCTTTGTCTTTGTTTTCGTCgtctttgtttctttttgttgCGACGCCTTTTTCACAGATTTCGTACTTTTTTTAACCTGTGACGTTTAAATCGTGttgttatatttgatttaatggAAGCCAACTAACAATATAGATGCGTGTTTGCGGGACGGACGGATGTATGTTGGTCTATCACACGAAAGCTACTAAACCGATCCTGAtggaatatttattgtgtACGAGTACTCGTCACATGCCGTAGACCTCGCTGAGTATTTGCTCAAGTATCTGTATTATCGTGCCTTAATCAATTTATCTTTGAACTCAATACTAGAATGAACGCGGACAAGGTCGCGGGCGGAGCTGATTATATTTGTAGATTAAACTAATGAGTATTTCGATGCTGTCTgtgttaagttaatattaactgCCAAGTTAACTGTGCGTCACCTCTAGTTCATCTTTAACTTCAGCGTGCTGTGCGCTGGATGTTGACGTTATCTCCTCGTCTTGCTCTTGTTTCTTCTGCCTCTTGTTCTGTTTTTTCTTCTCTTCTGTGCTCTCCGTcttttcttcttctt from Danaus plexippus chromosome 27, MEX_DaPlex, whole genome shotgun sequence includes these protein-coding regions:
- the LOC133319718 gene encoding GDNF-inducible zinc finger protein 1-like gives rise to the protein MSPLHGKDPLEGLGDEGENFYILENQVFAEPIKANETCSEIETIDNNFIFLDKITVERRVGRRNKYHIDIEDTTRPKCPESACLKEFPSVNLLRTHIRRVHCAENNFVCDQCGARFSARYLLARHIMVHQEKVECPICFKRLSKRTR
- the LOC116775594 gene encoding methylosome subunit pICln-like; this translates as MVVVSSTFAAPVEGVLFQSPSTKLLVNDQELGTATLYITENNVVWGGGVSTSGVAAPTISLLYPSISLHAVQREPSPALYMVLNYELRLPELIQQGSGDAPSNEDDDDDDEFDADDQPITQLRFIPQNEADLNPMYSAMIQGQALHPDPADEVDEDPYMDGEDFDDDEEFEDAEESGPQEAMDGLRKMGLGNSNGTHFEDCEDAGEE